The following are encoded together in the Limanda limanda chromosome 12, fLimLim1.1, whole genome shotgun sequence genome:
- the inf2 gene encoding inverted formin-2 isoform X3, whose product MSGKLDGKKKWAAVRDRLGSSQDSDPQQEANLESADPELCIRLLQVPTVVNYSGLKRRLEGSDQTWMLQFLELSGLDLLLEALDRLSGRGCSRIADALLQLTCVNCVRAVMNSSTGIHFIIDNEGYIRKLSQALDTSNTMVKKQVFELLAALSMFSADGHRLALDALDHYKAVKTQQYRFSVFMNELQATDNVPYMFTLLSVINAIIFGTDDLRQRDKMRKEFIGLQLLDILPKLREQEDEDLMIQCEAFEEAMAEDEEELLRVYGGIDMSDPMEVFTTLFNKVSSSPASLQLLSILQTLLVLGPDRSDIWLALEAITNRAVLLAQDSQMESCEKITQRLLFSKGKSRMGHHEVDGQKVGVDKAVQTGLEEEKPVMIAASSQKTLCAAPPPPPPPPTPPPLPFGMTGPLLYLSNQCPPPPPPPPPPLPGGFGGPPPPPPLPGMPPPPGGPGIPPPPPPPPPPPFLSGMGSGPPPPPPLPGMPPPPPPAPGMIVAQSVQSLGCTAPAKMYRCPTLRMKKLNWQKLRTVTDGPSMWASVQKEPPPPEPNYSSIEQLFCLPVTEHKDKGAAAPVKKEAKEISFIDPKKNLNLNIFLKQFRCKNDDFVAMIRNGDRTKFDVEVLKQLLKLLPEKHEIENLKSFQGETDKLASVDRFYTCLLTVPCYQLRIECMLLCEETSSVLDMLKPKVKLVEEACQSLRASTLIPSFCRLILDVGNFLNYGSHTGNAEGFKISSLLKLTETKANKSRITLLHHILEEAEANHPELLALPDDIEICQKAAGVNLDSAQSEASAILKRLNDAVKKVSVSTEEVKEQYAEALQESVEVCRALNERFTDIDKQRSELAIYLCEDANQLSLEELFGTLRSFREFFIKALKENKGWKEQAAKAEKRKKQLAEEDSKRQKGENGKIIKKVFMPKDDGCIVDHLLADIRKGFSLRKTRPRCDSESLPSSEKRRDTCQPGSSAKPADGKAAEIAISSTPSKSRIEGRQVSKGEVNGFISPSEETPATPQRATSDGAAPPPNTPPVELAATTQAPPVRPASLQKARPPETPSVSSQATTQPLARVEGSHQPSPPTNGFSLDSTDTSILSPSSLSDSDLLEAVLDGASSLAPEKLTPGQPADITVNIQVKESPLPSTDVNVSQSSESNKNGEGETSNKTSHLTETVGKEKGGKEQESIVVIKCSQDQAVSRKISELQSHLTAFEELIEGSDVPDGVEAQHRPLVPEEVPLSLKPDVKKQPSVFKRNKKKSNQGNSGKGHTKHKKGCVLQ is encoded by the exons ATGTCAGGGAAGTTAGATGGGAAAAAGAAGTGGGCGGCGGTCAGGGATCGCCTGGGCTCGTCGCAGGACTCCGACCCCCAACAGGAGGCCAACCTGGAGAGCGCCGACCCAGAGCTGTGCATCCGGCTGCTACAAGTTCCCACTGTGGTCAACTACTCGGGGCTGAAGCGTCGCCTGGAGGGCAGCGACCAGACATGGATGCTCCAGTTCTTGGAGCTCAGCGGACTGGATCTGCTCCTGGAAGCCCTGGACCGGCTCTCGGGGCGCGGATGCTCTCGCATCGCCGACGCCCTGCTGCAGCTCACCTGTGTCAACTGCGTGCGGGCGGTCATGAACTCCTCTACAGGGATCCACTTCATTATAGACAATGAGGGATACATTCGGAAGCTGTCACAAG CCCTGGATACCTCCAACACCATGGTGAAGAAGCAGGTGTTTGAGCTCCTCGCAGCCCTCAGCATGTTCTCTGCAGACGGACACCGCCTGGCTCTGGATGCCCTGGACCATTACAAG GCCGTGAAGACGCAGCAGTATCGCTTCAGTGTGTTCATGAATGAGCTGCAGGCGACAGATAACGTCCCCTACATGTTCACACTCCTCAGTGTCATCAACGCCATCATCTTCGGCACAGACGACCTCAGGCAGAGGGATAAGATGAGAAAGGAGTTTATCG GGCTTCAGCTACTCGATATCCTGCCGAAGTTAAG ggagcaggaggatgaagacTTGATGATTCAATGTGAGGCTTTTGAAGAAGCGATGgctgaagatgaggaggagctgctgcgggTGTACGGTGGCATCGACATGAGTGATCCCATGGAGGTCTTCACTACGCTCTTCAACAAG GTGAGCAGCTCTCCAGCctctctccagctgctctcCATCCTGCAAACACTGTTGGTGCTGGGTCCCGACCGCTCTGATATCTGGCTGGCTCTGGAGGCTATTACCAACAGAGCTGTGCTGTTGGCCCAGGACT CCCAGATGGAGTCCTGTGAGAAGATCACCCAGCGGCTCCTGTTCTCCAAAGGTAAGAGCAGAATGGGTCATCACGAAGTGGACGGGCAGAAGGTCGGCGTGGACAAGGCTGTGCAGACTGggctggaggaagagaagccAGTCATGATCGCTGCGTCCTCCCAGAAGACACTCTGCGCcgcccctccacctccacctcctcccccaacacctcctcctcttccctttgGCATGACCGGGCCCCTGCTCTACCTTTCAAACCAGTGTCCACCCCCAccgcctcctccaccaccgccACTACCTGGAGGGTTTGGTGGACCTCCGCCACCTCCTCCCTTACCCGGCATGCCACCTCCACCAGGCGGCCCGGGcatacctcctcctcctcctcctcctcctccgccgccctTCCTATCAGGAATGGGCAGCGGGCCACCGCCACCGCCTCCTTTACCTGGCATGccacctccgcctcctcccGCCCCAGGCATGATTGTGGCCCAGAGCGTCCAGTCCTTGGGGTGCACGGCGCCTGCCAAGATGTACCGATGCCCCAccctcaggatgaaaaagctcAACTGGCAGAAACTCCGTACTGTTACTG atggtccCTCCATGTGGGCCTCGGTTCAGAAAGAGCCTCCTCCTCCGGAGCCGAACTACAGCAGTATCGAGCAGCTGTTCTGTCTCCCGGTGACCGAGCACAAAGACAAGGGGGCAGCTGCTCCTGTCAAGAAGGAGGCTAAAGAG ATTTCATTCATTGATCCAAAGAAAAACTTGAATTTGAACATATTCCTGAAGCAGTTCAGATG TAAAAATGACGACTTTGTGGCCATGATTCGGAATGGCGACCGGACTAAGTTTGATGTGGAGGTGCTAAAGCAGCTTCTGAAGCTTCTACCAGAGAAGCACGAG ATTGAAAACTTGAAGTCCTTCCAAGGAGAAACGGACAAGTTGGCGAGTGTTGACCGCTTCTACACCTGCCTCCTCACTGTGCCATG TTATCAGTTGAGGATTGAGTGCATGTTGTTGTGCGAGGAGACTTCGTCGGTGCTGGACATGCTCAAACCTAAAGTcaagctggtggaggaggcctGCCAGT CTCTCAGAGCGAGCACGCTCATACCCAGCTTCTGCAGGCTCATCCTTGACGTGGGGAATTTTCTCAACTAT GGGAGTCACACAGGGAACGCAGAGGGGTTCAAGATCAGCTCCTTGCTCAAGCTCACAGAGACTAAGGCCAACAAGAGCCGCATCACGCTGCTTCATCACATCCTGGAG GAGGCAGAGGCAAACCATCCGGAGCTGTTGGCACTGCCAGACGATATTGAGATCTGTCAAAAAGCAGCAGG AGTGAATCTGGACTCTGCTCAGTCGGAAGCCAGTGCCATACTAAAACGACTGAACGATGCGGTCAAGAAGGTCTCCGTCTCTacggaggaggtgaaggagcagTATGCAGAAGCTCTTCAA GAAAGCGTGGAGGTATGTCGAGCTTTGAACGAAAGGTTCACTGACATCGACAAGCAGAGGAGTGAGCTGGCCATCTACTTATGTGAGGACGCTAATCAGCTGTCGCTCGAGGAACTCTTTGGAACCCTCAGGAGTTTTcgggaatttttcatcaaagcATTAAAG GAAAACAAAGGGTGGAAAGAGCAGGCGGCCAAGgctgagaagagaaagaagcaaCTGGCAGAGGAAGACTCCAAGAGACAGAAGGGAGAGAACGGAAAAATCA TCAAGAAAGTCTTCATGCCAAAGGACGACGGCTGCATCGTCGACCACCTCCTGGCGGATATCAGGAAAGGTTTCAGCCTCAGGAAGACCAGGCCAAGGTGCGATTCGGAAAGCCTCCCTTCTAGTGAAAAGCGTAGGGATACCTGCCAACCTG GATCAAGTGCCAAGCCTGCAGACGGAAAAGCCGCAGAAATAGCCATCAGTTCCACTCCCAGCAAATCTCGGATAGAGGGTCGCCAGGTCAGCAAAGGCGAGGTGAACGGCTTCATCAGCCCGTCAGAAGAGACGCCAGCTACTCCGCAGAGGGCCACATCAGACGGAGCAGCTCCACCTCCCAACACACCCCCAGTAGAGCTAGCCGCGACCACGCAGGCCCCCCCAGTAAGACCTGCGTCGCTGCAGAAGGCCCGGCCCCCAGAGACGCCTTCGGTGTCTTCACAAGCTACAACACAACCTCTGGCTCGGGTTGAAGGGTCACATCAACCAAGTCCCCCAACAAATGGCTTTTCATTGGATTCAACCGACACCAGCATCCTCAGCCCGTCCTCCCTCTCAGACTCTGACCTGCTGGAGGCTGTGTTAGATGGAGCTTCCAGCCTGGCACCTGAGAAGCTGACACCCGGGCAACCAGCGGACATTACTGTGAATATTCAGGTCAAGGAATCTCCTTTACCTAGTACAGATGTCAATGTATCACAGAGCAGTGAAAGCAATAAAAATGGAGAAGGGGAAACTAGTAATAAAACAAGCCATTTAACAGAGACTGTCGGGAAAGAGAAGGGTGGAAAGGAGCAGGAGTCCATTGTCGTTATAAAGTGCAGCCAAGACCAGGCTGTCAGTCGCAAGATCTCTGAACTTCAAAGCCATTTGACCGCCTTCGAAGAGCTCATTGAGGGGTCTGACGTCCCAGATGGAGTGGAAGCACAACACCGGCCATTGGTGCCTGAAGAGGTGCCTCTATCCCTGAAGCCCGACGTAAAAAAACAGCCGAGCGTCTTTAAACGAAACAAAAAGAAGAGTAACCAAG GCAACAGTGGGAAAGGACACACTAAACATAAAAAGGGCTGTGTGTTGCAGTGA
- the inf2 gene encoding inverted formin-2 isoform X4 — translation MKIYGVDKAFPPAIMSGKLDGKKKWAAVRDRLGSSQDSDPQQEANLESADPELCIRLLQVPTVVNYSGLKRRLEGSDQTWMLQFLELSGLDLLLEALDRLSGRGCSRIADALLQLTCVNCVRAVMNSSTGIHFIIDNEGYIRKLSQALDTSNTMVKKQVFELLAALSMFSADGHRLALDALDHYKAVKTQQYRFSVFMNELQATDNVPYMFTLLSVINAIIFGTDDLRQRDKMRKEFIGLQLLDILPKLR, via the exons ATGAAGATTTATGGTGTGGACAAAGCTT tcccaCCAGCCATCATGTCAGGGAAGTTAGATGGGAAAAAGAAGTGGGCGGCGGTCAGGGATCGCCTGGGCTCGTCGCAGGACTCCGACCCCCAACAGGAGGCCAACCTGGAGAGCGCCGACCCAGAGCTGTGCATCCGGCTGCTACAAGTTCCCACTGTGGTCAACTACTCGGGGCTGAAGCGTCGCCTGGAGGGCAGCGACCAGACATGGATGCTCCAGTTCTTGGAGCTCAGCGGACTGGATCTGCTCCTGGAAGCCCTGGACCGGCTCTCGGGGCGCGGATGCTCTCGCATCGCCGACGCCCTGCTGCAGCTCACCTGTGTCAACTGCGTGCGGGCGGTCATGAACTCCTCTACAGGGATCCACTTCATTATAGACAATGAGGGATACATTCGGAAGCTGTCACAAG CCCTGGATACCTCCAACACCATGGTGAAGAAGCAGGTGTTTGAGCTCCTCGCAGCCCTCAGCATGTTCTCTGCAGACGGACACCGCCTGGCTCTGGATGCCCTGGACCATTACAAG GCCGTGAAGACGCAGCAGTATCGCTTCAGTGTGTTCATGAATGAGCTGCAGGCGACAGATAACGTCCCCTACATGTTCACACTCCTCAGTGTCATCAACGCCATCATCTTCGGCACAGACGACCTCAGGCAGAGGGATAAGATGAGAAAGGAGTTTATCG GGCTTCAGCTACTCGATATCCTGCCGAAGTTAAGGTGA